aaaaaaaaaaaaaaaaaaattttttttaattttaataaaaaccctaAGTGACATGTATATTCTGGAACTGGGCAAACTCGATAAAGCTGTGTCAAAGTTAATGGTAGTGTGGTACAGAAGATAACTGTAGTAATGCTGTTAGAGTGAGTTTGCTTAAGGCAGCCACCACGGCATGAGCTGTGCAAACAAAAAGGAAGATGGTTTATAAACCATgttatatattgttattattatattatattttatacgtCATAGATGTTATAGCTTACAGttctttctttatctctctctctctcacacacacacacacacacaatttatttcataatttgcCAAATACCCCAAAACATTCAAATTTATAACCGTTTCCTAGCGCGCTCTCGACACATAACGAGCGCGCACCCGCGCGCGCTCCAGACAGCTCCGGGACACTTCCCAAACACCCCCCCACCTCGTACTCGAAAGTGTGTGCCGACTATGTTAAGTGTAATAACCCGTGGTCGAGTAGTGCTTTATCACACTACTTAGATCTACAGTGTGCGGTTTTAGACGGTTCCGCGGATCTCACCTCTGATTGGTCGAAGCTGTGCTACGTGGACATAAAGCAGAAACAGGTAGCCAGCTGCACGCGCGTGTGACCGTTATCACTTCGTAGCTTTAGGATAAACTGgcgctgtgtgtatgtatgtgtgtctgtggagttcagctcagaggggaaaaaaaaaaaacacttaaatgaGGGTCCTCACTTATGAGTGAGGTCTCTTCATTAACTGCGTGTCTTTGGCTGTCAGGGAGTTTTACAGCAGTTGTGTAAAATTCAGTTTCACGGTAAGACATCACTTTTTTCCctcttattatattttttaaccaaccgaacaaaaaaagattattcaTAAAGCCAGGAAGAGAGTATATGACGCCTGTCTACTTCAAACTGTAAGGTTAGTGTTAAGGCACAACCTgtatacattaatatatatatttgtgtaacTGCTTGAGATTAAGCTACTGTACttacagtttctttataatatcACAGTATGTCTGTTGAGGAAGGTGAACTTCTCATAGCTATGTCCATCATAAAGGGTTATTTAAAGCAATATGTCCAGGtttaactaaaactaaaaacctTGAGATGACTTGGAGGCAGTTCCATTGAAATGTCAACATTACCAGAGAACAGTAAAAGCCTCTGAAGTACTTTGCTTTCTGACATAAATTGACCAAGCTTCACTCTTTCTCGTTGTTGCATTGGTAcatcttttatattattattattattattattattattgttgttgttgttgtgtattTTAAACATGGACACATCAGGTCCATccattcttttatcttttatgtgcatacacacatgcacacatgcacttaCACAACCAGAGTATTAGCGGATAATTTCACCTAATATGGAAAGATCATaaaaactgtacacacagaccagagatgCTGAAGAAGCTGCCATACAATCAACTTTATATTCATGTGTTCAGCTGCATTATGTATTAAAAAGgtgtaaaaatatagaaaaaaactcTTTGGTACTTGAGTGGTGTAGTGTACGGGTGGTTGTGTAACCAGGAAACTTGGTAGAAATGAAAAAGCCAACATGgtaagtgttttcttttatagGCCGTCATACATTTAAGTTAAATGTCGCAAGAGTTAACCACAAAGAAAaaagtgggttttttttcccatcacaATCATGACTCCAGATTCTCTACATCAGTGTACAGTGTATAATATCTTCAACAGAATGTTTACCTCATTGGTCTTCTATAAAATGTTGTGAATATCATGTGACAACCATTATacattgaattaaaatttataagtggatatattttttatttgtaaatattatatataattttaaatatttataaattttcaaGTCAATCCGAGTTCCTACATCACATTTACAAAGCTAAAAAGATTAATTTTCTTACACTCAGACAGAGTTGATCACagagttttatatattttccctCAGGGCCTGCACGGTCGTGTGGGTGATATAAAAATGAAGTCTAAAGGAAAGGGCTCGAAAAGGAGTCAGCACTCCTGGACTGAGCAGGAGCATGCTGACCTACAGCTGGATGTAGAGCCTGGTTCCAGCGAACAGGAGGGGTCTGAGGCTTCTCTTCCGATTGGGTCATCATGGCGGGCGTCAGGCAGAACAAGGACAGGCACACGCCGTCGCCGATGCCAACACAGCAGCGCTAAGGAGCGCAACGTGCGCAGGCTGGAGAGCAACGAGAGAGAACGGCAAAGGATGCACAAACTGAACAATGCTTTTCAGGCTCTGCGGGAGGCCATTCCGCACGTCCGAATGGACAAAAAGCTCTCTAAGATTGAGACTCTGACACTGGCCAAGAACTACATTAAAGCCTTGACTACTATAATCCTGGGCATGTCTGGTGGCTGTCTGCCCCACATGGATACTCAGCAGCATCTGGAGGATGAAGGCCACACTGACCTGTCCCAGTACCTGGAGCACATCCGGAGCTTCAGCCAGAGCAGCTAACAGCCACTGCATCATTCAGACCACTGCAAAGTATTGATAAGACTGTACagtttactgtaaataacacACAGTGATGCCAATGAGGAACTCCTAAACTCTGAGACTGGCTTACAGAGGATATTAAAGTCTAATATTGGTTTGAAGGATTATTTTATAAGGGTTAAATAGTCTTCAATCCCATTGTGCCATAATGAGGCAAATATTTCCTagttattatataaatacagggaccagttgaaaaagaaaataaccaaAGAACTGCCTATTACAGAGTACATAAAGACCAAAGCAGCACTAAAACCCTTGCGCATAGCGTAGTGAATCACAGTAACAGAGAAGAAAGCTATTTGaagtcacatttattttaaggGCACATGTCATGCATACATTTACATCAGGGAGCGTTTTAATAAATactatttccataatttaagtttttacaGCCATAAATGTCCAGAGTTAAAAATCTGTATTTCATTATTGTATGTCGACAGAAACATGGTGCAAACTGTagaccttttcttttcttttcatcgACATACAATTTACCAGCAACAACATTCaagttgtttttatgtttgcgtctatatatattatagttttatttaatttttatttatacttatcCACACGTAATGCCCTAAAATCGTGCTTTAAGAGAAAACCACATTTACCTGCCAGCATAAAAGTCTTATTAAAATGACAATGACCATCATACAGTAGCACTGCCCATAatgaaaattttgaaaaataaactttttccaacaTCTCTTTTGTGCtgcttttaaaacaatacagaTAGTCATCAGTTATTCAATTCTGATGAAACATACACCTTGGGATTCCTGAGAAAAGTAAACCATTGTCTAAATGTTAAGTATTGATGATACCACTACAGTGAGCTTAGAGATAACGGCCAGCTGAAttaataaaggtttattttCCTAGCAGCTAGCTGACACTTCTTCAAGCTTCTCAAGAACAGGATGTTACTCTGGTTTTAATGTTGAGTGCTTAGTAGGAAACTCATGTTTAGCAAGCGTCAGTCACTGTGTATGTGATCCAACTCTGATCCGTAGAGTCTGATCCGTAATCCTGTGTTTATTTCCATGCTGGTAAAATGGCCTTGTCTTTAAAAGTGTGTACTTTGTTTGTGATGTCTTCGTCAGTGGAGTACCTTGTCGAGCCTACACCAAGCCTTGAACACACTGTATTATTTGCTACTACAAATCAAATAAAGAaacgaaaaaacaaaaccaagacCAAACATGTGTATccacagacaaataaataaatagatcaataaataaattaaatacaattaagaaatataattaaaaaataactagGTAAAAAGTTTAGAAATATTACAACCAGTATGATGGTATGAGACTGTTtccttttggaaaaaaaagaaaagaatgcaATTTGATGTGTCACTGCTGAGAGATTAAATCAGAAGCTTACGGGTACCACACATTAGCTATATGACTATTAGAAAAAGGGGGTGAGCTGCTACACCAGGGCTAGAGagtacagagagggagaga
The DNA window shown above is from Clarias gariepinus isolate MV-2021 ecotype Netherlands chromosome 14, CGAR_prim_01v2, whole genome shotgun sequence and carries:
- the bhlha15 gene encoding class A basic helix-loop-helix protein 15, with amino-acid sequence MKSKGKGSKRSQHSWTEQEHADLQLDVEPGSSEQEGSEASLPIGSSWRASGRTRTGTRRRRCQHSSAKERNVRRLESNERERQRMHKLNNAFQALREAIPHVRMDKKLSKIETLTLAKNYIKALTTIILGMSGGCLPHMDTQQHLEDEGHTDLSQYLEHIRSFSQSS